The DNA sequence ATCTGCGTCGTCACGCACATGCCCGCGCATACGCCCAGCCGACTCCCGGACATTCTCAGCAACGCCGGACCGCTCCACGCCACCCACCCGGAGGACGGCGAACCCCTCCGGCCCGGCCGCATCTACTGCGCGCCGACCGACCGTCACCTGCTCGTGGAAGATCACCACCTGGCCGTCAAGCAAGGCCCGAAGGAAAACCGCCACCGACCCGCCATCGACACCCTCTTCCGCTCGGCCGCGTACAGCCATGGCCCCAACGTTATCGGCGTGGTCCTGTCCGGCATGCTCGACGACGGCACGTCCGGTTTGTGGACCATCAAGCACTTCGGCGGCACCGCCGTGGTGCAAGACCCCAGGGACGCCGAATTCGACTCGATGCCGCTCAGCGCGCTCAACCAGGTGAACGTCGACCACACCGTCCGTGCCCGTGACCTCGCCACGCTCCTCACGCGTCTCGTCGGCGAGCCCGTGCCGAACGCGGGGGAAGTGAACGTGCCTGACGACGAACGACGGCGCGTGGAAATCGAAGTGAGCATCGCCAGGCGAGACAGCGCCTTTCGCAAAGGCATCATGGACTTCGGGAAGGTGACGCCGCAGACCTGCCCGGAGTGCGGCGGGGTGCTCGTGCAAATCAAGGAAGGCGGCTTTACCCGTTACCGCTGCCACACCG is a window from the Deinococcus yavapaiensis KR-236 genome containing:
- a CDS encoding chemotaxis protein CheB, whose amino-acid sequence is MLPYRIVVVGASAGGTQPLLELAAALPADFSGSICVVTHMPAHTPSRLPDILSNAGPLHATHPEDGEPLRPGRIYCAPTDRHLLVEDHHLAVKQGPKENRHRPAIDTLFRSAAYSHGPNVIGVVLSGMLDDGTSGLWTIKHFGGTAVVQDPRDAEFDSMPLSALNQVNVDHTVRARDLATLLTRLVGEPVPNAGEVNVPDDERRRVEIEVSIARRDSAFRKGIMDFGKVTPQTCPECGGVLVQIKEGGFTRYRCHTGHAYTGDTLLASVTEHVEETLWRAMRTLEEATMLLENTGTELEESGNARLAREYARQARQVEARTRAIFDAITPNETLSAQRLKQHAEQDGDEST